From Vicinamibacterales bacterium:
CTGGCACTGACCGGTTGCGTGGAACCAGCGGTTGAACCCGTACCAGGCCTTAAGGCCTTCGCCGGTGCACGTATTATCGACGGCAATGGCACCACGATCGAGAATGGCATTCTAGTCGTCCGAGACGGTCGTGTCGAAGCGGTCGGAGCGTCCGACTCTGTGTCCGTACCGGCTGGTGCCGAACAACTTGATCTAACGGGCCGAACGATCATTCCGGGTTTCATTAATAGTCATGGTCACGTCGGCGCTACTAGGGGACTCGAGTCAAACCCTGAGTTGTACACCCGTGGTAACTTGCTGCATCAGTTGGAACTGTATGCCCGCTACGGCGTCACCACGGTCTTTAGTCTCGGCGGCGATGATCAGGCAGGTGTCACTCTCCGCGATGAACAGGATTTATCACTCGATCGAAGTCGGCTATTCGTTGCTGGCCCGGTTGTTAACGGCGCAACGGCGGAAGATGTTGAGCCCCTCGTCGACGAAATCGCCGGAATGGGAGCCGACATAATCAAGATCCGTGTCGACGATAATCTCGGGTCTACCACTAAGATGCCGGAAGAGGCGTGGCGTGCTGTGATTGAACGAGCACACGAACATGGCCTACGAGTAGCTGCACACGTGTTCTACCTAGATGATGCGAAAAAGCTAGTCGAGGCCAACGTCGATTTTCTCGCCCACAGTGTTCGGGACACGGACGTCGACCAGGAACTGATTGACGGCATGCTTGAGCGAGACGTGTGCCTAAGTCCAACACTGATGCGCGAGGTTTCAACATTCGTTTACGAATCACGGCCTGACTTCTTCGACGACCCTTTCTTCCTTCGGGCCACCGACCCCAATGTGATCATTGGGCTCGAGGATCCCGTTCGCCAAGCGCGGATTCAAGATAGCGAGAGTGCTCAAGGGTATAAAGCAGCGCTTGAAGTGGCAATGCGGAATGTCAAAGCGCTGTCTGACGCTGGAGTGCATATCGCATTCGGCACTGACACAGGTCCGGTCGGCCGCTTCCAAGGTTATTTCGAACAGCTCGAACTCGAGCGGATGGTTGAAGCCGGCTTAACTCCTTTACAGGCACTCGTTTCTGCTACTGGTGACGCCGCGGGGTGCATGGAGGTTAGCGAGGACCTGGGCACTCTGGCGATGGGTAACTGGGCAGATTTCGTGGTGCTGTCGGCGAACCCGCTGGACGATATCCTTAACACGCGATCGATTGAATCAGTTTGGATCGCAGGAAATCTTGTCCCAACCGTCGGTTGAGCGGCTTCTTCAATCGCTGCCGAACGAGGTCTCGTTCACGGTTAAGAAGGCCGGGGGGCGTAGATCCTTCTCAGAAGGACTCGTGAATCCTAGAAGCTTTTGTTGTCTCTTCATCTGCCCAAATCCCTAAACTCACGGATAACCCAAGGAGACATCGGAAACAGTGACGGCAAGGCGCTCAGTCGCGGTTGCGTTGTACCGTGCACTTGCCAAAGACCCTTTCTACCGTACGATCGCAGGCGCCCAGCATCGAGACACACCGGCATTCAAAACTGCACTTGTGCAGTATTTCGAATACGCCTTGGACGAAGCTGAGGCAATCGGCAAGTTGGTCGTGGACGAAGGGCAGCTCGGTGCCGCCGCTTGGTTTCTCCCGATAGCGCCCGGGATCACGCAGGAGGCAAAAATCCGGAAAGAGCGAGCGCTTCACGAAGTGCTTAGCGAAGCCGGACTGGTCACCTATCAACGGATTACTGAATTTATGAGCCAGCGGTCACGGGTCTGCATCCCGGCGGATGCATGGTATCTGTCGATTGTTGGCATCACACCGAAAGCACAAGGGAAGGGGCTGGGGCGAAAATTGCTCGAGCCAACGCTCACCGAAGCTGACGAGGCCAAGGCCGTCTGTTATCTTGAAACGTTCAGCATGCGCAACGTAACGTTCTACACTCGGCTTGGGTTCGACGTTATTGGTATGCCCCACGAACCAACAACCGGGGCCCACTATGCAATCATGGTGCGTCGCCCAAGCCCTGATTCTTCCAATATCGCTCCAGACCTAGCCAGCACAATCTGAGCGGCACTGCGTCCTCGTAGTGGCGGGCCGCCGTTTCAGGCAACCGTTGGCGAAGCAACTTCGAGACGGCAGTTGTAAAACTTGAGAGCCCATCCTCGCGGGATTCCTGCGCCACGACCCGTCTAGCGATCTCGGCCAACTCAGCGAGATGGTCCACAAACGTACGCATATGGTTCATTACGTCAGTGTGTGGACCGAAATGGGTTAGAAACAGGGTGCTAGCTCGCCAGCGTTCGATTACCTCGACGCTCGTGCGCCAAGCCGCTAGGTCGAGGTCGGGAGGTGGTGTTGGAGGCAGTATATAAGGCGAAGGACCCACACGAATACCAGCTGTGTCACCCACAAAGGCGATGCCACTGTCTCGGTCGAAATAGCTAACGTGATGACGTGCGTGGCCTGGGGTGTAGGCTACTTCCAGTTCCCGCTCCCCAATTCGAATCCGTTCACCGCCCATAAGGCCGCGTAAGTTGGTTTCTGGCACAGCCTTGAATTCTCCCCACAATTGTTCGAGTTCATCGACCCAAATTTGTCGAGCACTCGCAATCAGACG
This genomic window contains:
- a CDS encoding amidohydrolase family protein, producing the protein LALTGCVEPAVEPVPGLKAFAGARIIDGNGTTIENGILVVRDGRVEAVGASDSVSVPAGAEQLDLTGRTIIPGFINSHGHVGATRGLESNPELYTRGNLLHQLELYARYGVTTVFSLGGDDQAGVTLRDEQDLSLDRSRLFVAGPVVNGATAEDVEPLVDEIAGMGADIIKIRVDDNLGSTTKMPEEAWRAVIERAHEHGLRVAAHVFYLDDAKKLVEANVDFLAHSVRDTDVDQELIDGMLERDVCLSPTLMREVSTFVYESRPDFFDDPFFLRATDPNVIIGLEDPVRQARIQDSESAQGYKAALEVAMRNVKALSDAGVHIAFGTDTGPVGRFQGYFEQLELERMVEAGLTPLQALVSATGDAAGCMEVSEDLGTLAMGNWADFVVLSANPLDDILNTRSIESVWIAGNLVPTVG
- a CDS encoding MBL fold metallo-hydrolase; this translates as MNRLTRDISYIDLHFQGQSEVIAAGVLHGSFGAAIVDPGPAATLETLGSELRRHGIAVSDIRAILLTHIHFDHAGATGAIVNENPEITVYVHVTGVSHMVDPARLIASARQIWVDELEQLWGEFKAVPETNLRGLMGGERIRIGERELEVAYTPGHARHHVSYFDRDSGIAFVGDTAGIRVGPSPYILPPTPPPDLDLAAWRTSVEVIERWRASTLFLTHFGPHTDVMNHMRTFVDHLAELAEIARRVVAQESREDGLSSFTTAVSKLLRQRLPETAARHYEDAVPLRLCWLGLERYWKNQGLGDAP
- a CDS encoding GNAT family N-acetyltransferase, producing the protein MTARRSVAVALYRALAKDPFYRTIAGAQHRDTPAFKTALVQYFEYALDEAEAIGKLVVDEGQLGAAAWFLPIAPGITQEAKIRKERALHEVLSEAGLVTYQRITEFMSQRSRVCIPADAWYLSIVGITPKAQGKGLGRKLLEPTLTEADEAKAVCYLETFSMRNVTFYTRLGFDVIGMPHEPTTGAHYAIMVRRPSPDSSNIAPDLASTI